GGCGATCTGTTCATAGCTTAGCCCCTCGAAGAATTTCAACTGTACAAGCTCCATTTGTCGCGGTGTCAGTGCTCTGATGGCCAGCTGTAAACGTCGTTTAACTTCTTCATCGTGCTGCACCTGGATAATTATTTCTTCATACGACAATTCATTCTCCTCCGTCAGTGTATTGATGGCATCGTGTATTTTCGACTGATAAGCCAGTTGATCCAGGAGTTGTCGTTTCAGGGCGGTAAACAGGTAAGCGGGTACATTGGTCACGGGAGGAAGCTGATGATGCCTGGCCCACAACTGCAGGAACAGTTGTGTGATGCAGTCTTTCACCAACTCAT
The genomic region above belongs to Chitinophaga sp. 180180018-3 and contains:
- a CDS encoding sigma-70 family RNA polymerase sigma factor yields the protein MMSYEEDNHIYWDRLRNGDKQALFALYNNTYPHLLRFGLKICGNDELVKDCITQLFLQLWARHHQLPPVTNVPAYLFTALKRQLLDQLAYQSKIHDAINTLTEENELSYEEIIIQVQHDEEVKRRLQLAIRALTPRQMELVQLKFFEGLSYEQIAAQTSQTVKTAYNTIYDAIKALRKMLR